The following proteins come from a genomic window of Fontisubflavum oceani:
- a CDS encoding MFS transporter, whose product MDSRAPRFTPILIGSCIIIMICFAIRASFGVFQIPIADEFGWLRAEFSLAIAIQNLAWGVGQPIFGAIAERFGDRKAIVLGAVLYAAGLVFSAYAITPGQHQLLEILVGFGIAGTGFGVILALVGRAASDENRSMALGIVTAAGSAGQIIGPPLAEGLMAFIPWQSVFLVFAGMILAALLALPMLRAPKLAEKVVLEDNLGQVLGKAFRDPSFTLIFVGFFSCGYQLGFVTAHFPAFVTEMCGPIAPGSMLYSVGITSTSALGAAAIALIGFANIAGTILAGWLGQRFPKKYLLAWIYVGRTLAAGIFILLPITPLSVIVFSLVMGSLWLATVPLTSGLVGYIYGLRHMGTLYGIVFFSHQLGSFLGVWLGGWLYDIYGDYTAVWWVGVAVGALSAIVHLPVKEVPLKDRGAVGLAA is encoded by the coding sequence ATGGACAGCCGTGCCCCCCGGTTCACCCCCATTCTGATCGGCAGCTGCATCATCATCATGATCTGCTTCGCGATCCGGGCGAGTTTCGGCGTCTTCCAGATTCCGATTGCAGACGAGTTCGGCTGGCTCCGCGCCGAATTTTCCCTCGCCATCGCAATCCAGAACCTCGCCTGGGGCGTCGGGCAGCCGATCTTTGGCGCGATTGCAGAACGGTTTGGCGACCGGAAAGCGATCGTCCTGGGCGCCGTGCTCTATGCTGCGGGTTTGGTGTTCTCGGCCTATGCGATCACACCGGGGCAGCATCAACTGCTTGAAATCCTTGTCGGGTTCGGCATCGCCGGCACCGGGTTCGGGGTTATCTTGGCGCTTGTGGGACGAGCGGCATCCGATGAAAACCGCTCCATGGCGCTCGGGATCGTCACCGCCGCTGGGTCCGCCGGGCAGATCATTGGCCCGCCGCTGGCCGAGGGGTTGATGGCTTTCATTCCCTGGCAATCCGTCTTCCTGGTCTTTGCCGGGATGATCCTGGCCGCACTCCTCGCGCTGCCGATGCTGCGCGCGCCAAAACTCGCAGAAAAGGTCGTTTTGGAAGACAATCTTGGCCAGGTTCTTGGCAAGGCGTTTCGCGATCCGTCCTTTACATTGATCTTCGTGGGTTTCTTCTCCTGCGGCTATCAGCTGGGCTTCGTCACCGCGCATTTCCCGGCCTTCGTGACCGAGATGTGTGGCCCGATCGCGCCCGGCTCGATGCTCTATTCCGTCGGGATCACCAGTACGTCGGCATTGGGCGCGGCGGCCATTGCCTTGATCGGGTTTGCCAATATCGCGGGCACCATCCTGGCCGGTTGGTTGGGGCAGAGGTTCCCGAAAAAGTACTTGCTGGCCTGGATTTATGTTGGCCGCACTTTGGCGGCTGGGATTTTCATTCTGCTGCCTATCACCCCGCTGAGCGTCATCGTGTTTTCGCTGGTCATGGGGTCGCTTTGGCTGGCGACGGTGCCGCTCACCTCGGGACTGGTGGGCTATATCTATGGGCTTCGTCATATGGGCACGCTTTATGGCATCGTGTTCTTCAGCCACCAATTGGGCAGCTTTCTTGGCGTCTGGTTGGGCGGATGGCTCTATGACATCTATGGCGATTACACCGCCGTCTGGTGGGTTGGCGTTGCGGTCGGCGCGTTGTCAGCCATCGTGCATCTGCCCGTGAAAGAGGTGCCTCTGAAAGATCGTGGCGCTGTCGGTTTGGCCGCTTAG
- a CDS encoding AEC family transporter: MVEIFLKTLPFFALIGLGFQAGRTGFFTPEATAYLTKFVFYFALSAMLFRFSANLSLAEIFDWWFVAAYLWGCFTVYLIATAVALFRRRGIEEAAVEAQCAVIGNTGFLGVPMLIVLLGEAAAGPVLMVLALDLVVFSSLIVILITGSRDGRMSLGILKTVGIGLLKNPMIVSMTLGLLWSAFALPIPEVANEFLAILGAAATPGALFAIGASLAGKSAERLTVAGWLTFCKLVLHPAAVALAALVLFPVPIFDAAVMIAAASLPVAGNVYILAQHYGVAPHRVSASILISTALSIVTVSVVIAWVSGLAGITPG; this comes from the coding sequence ATGGTCGAGATTTTCCTCAAGACTCTGCCGTTTTTCGCGCTGATCGGATTGGGGTTCCAGGCCGGGCGCACCGGGTTTTTCACCCCCGAAGCGACTGCCTATCTCACCAAATTCGTCTTCTACTTCGCGCTTTCCGCAATGCTGTTCCGGTTTTCGGCGAATCTGTCCCTCGCCGAGATCTTCGACTGGTGGTTTGTCGCCGCCTATCTCTGGGGCTGTTTCACCGTTTATCTGATCGCCACCGCCGTCGCGCTTTTCCGAAGGCGTGGCATCGAGGAGGCGGCGGTCGAGGCGCAATGCGCGGTGATCGGCAATACCGGCTTTCTCGGCGTGCCGATGTTGATCGTTCTCTTGGGCGAGGCCGCGGCGGGGCCTGTTTTGATGGTGCTGGCGCTCGATCTGGTCGTTTTCTCGAGCCTTATCGTGATCCTGATCACCGGCAGCCGCGATGGCCGTATGTCGCTTGGTATCTTGAAGACCGTCGGCATCGGCTTGCTCAAGAATCCGATGATCGTGTCGATGACCCTCGGCTTGCTCTGGTCCGCCTTCGCCTTGCCGATCCCCGAGGTGGCCAATGAGTTCCTGGCCATTCTTGGCGCCGCCGCCACGCCTGGCGCCCTCTTTGCCATTGGGGCCTCGCTGGCAGGCAAATCCGCCGAACGGCTCACTGTCGCGGGCTGGCTCACCTTCTGCAAACTGGTCTTACACCCGGCCGCCGTGGCCCTCGCGGCATTGGTCCTGTTCCCGGTGCCGATCTTTGATGCTGCGGTTATGATCGCTGCCGCGTCGCTGCCCGTCGCAGGCAATGTCTATATCCTGGCCCAGCATTACGGCGTTGCCCCGCATCGCGTCTCGGCCTCAATCCTGATTTCAACGGCCCTTAGCATCGTGACGGTGTCGGTTGTCATTGCTTGGGTGAGCGGCCTTGCAGGGATCACGCCAGGCTAA
- a CDS encoding S-(hydroxymethyl)glutathione dehydrogenase/class III alcohol dehydrogenase, whose translation MRTRAAVALEAGKPLEIMEVNLDGPKAGEVLVEIKATGICHTDEFTLSGADPEGLFPAILGHEGAGVVLEVGPGVTSLEPGDHVIPLYTAECRECEYCLHPKTNLCQSVRATQGQGVMPDGTSRFSMLDGTPILHYMGCSTFSNHTVLPVVSLAKVRKDAPFDKICYIGCGVTTGIGAVIYTAKAEIGCRAIVFGLGGIGLNVIQGLRLAGADQIVGVDINPAKVEMAKKFGMTDFVNPAEVKGDLVGHLVELTGGGADYTFDATGNVQVMRTALEACHKGWGESIIIGVAPAGAEISTRPFQLVTGRSWRGTAFGGARGRTDVPGIVDWYMDGKIEIDPMITHTLTLDEINKGFDLMHAGESIRSVVVY comes from the coding sequence ATGCGCACCCGTGCCGCTGTCGCGCTCGAAGCTGGAAAACCGCTAGAGATTATGGAGGTGAACCTCGATGGCCCGAAAGCGGGCGAGGTTCTGGTCGAGATCAAAGCCACCGGCATTTGCCACACGGATGAGTTCACGCTCTCTGGCGCCGATCCCGAGGGTCTCTTTCCCGCGATCCTTGGCCATGAGGGTGCTGGCGTCGTGCTCGAAGTCGGCCCGGGGGTCACCAGCCTGGAGCCGGGCGATCATGTGATCCCGCTCTACACCGCCGAGTGTCGGGAATGCGAGTATTGCCTGCATCCCAAAACCAACCTCTGCCAATCGGTCCGTGCGACCCAAGGCCAGGGTGTGATGCCCGACGGCACCTCGCGCTTCTCGATGCTCGATGGCACGCCGATCCTGCACTACATGGGCTGTTCGACCTTCTCGAACCATACGGTTCTGCCCGTAGTCTCACTCGCCAAGGTCCGCAAGGACGCGCCGTTCGATAAGATTTGTTACATCGGTTGCGGTGTGACCACCGGCATTGGCGCGGTGATCTACACCGCCAAGGCCGAGATCGGCTGCCGGGCGATTGTCTTTGGCCTCGGCGGGATTGGGCTAAACGTGATCCAAGGCTTGCGTCTGGCTGGTGCGGATCAGATCGTCGGTGTCGATATCAATCCAGCCAAGGTCGAGATGGCGAAGAAATTCGGCATGACCGATTTCGTGAACCCCGCCGAGGTGAAGGGTGATCTGGTTGGCCATCTGGTGGAGCTGACCGGCGGCGGCGCGGACTACACCTTCGATGCGACCGGCAATGTGCAGGTGATGCGCACCGCGCTGGAAGCTTGCCACAAAGGGTGGGGCGAAAGCATCATCATTGGCGTCGCGCCAGCAGGTGCGGAGATCTCCACTCGGCCCTTCCAACTCGTCACAGGACGGAGCTGGCGCGGTACAGCCTTCGGCGGCGCGCGCGGGCGCACCGATGTGCCGGGGATCGTGGATTGGTACATGGACGGTAAGATCGAGATCGACCCGATGATCACCCACACGCTGACGCTGGACGAGATCAATAAAGGCTTCGATCTGATGCACGCAGGCGAGTCGATCCGGTCTGTGGTGGTCTATTGA
- the fghA gene encoding S-formylglutathione hydrolase — protein sequence MDTVSENRCFGGTQGVYTHASKATGTEMTFGLFQPAEAEDGPVPVLWYLSGLTCTHENAMVKAGAQAWAADQGIALVFPDTSPRGTGVADDDAYDLGQGAGFYVNATQDPWAEHFQMWDYITDELPRALFKRFALDEARQGITGHSMGGHGALTIAMSFPDRFASVSAFAPICNPISSDWGQKQFRAYLGENTALWEPHDASFLMREQGFAGPVLIDTGTADQFGDLLKTEALASAIAERRQPATLRMQPGYDHSYFFVSSFMEDHVAFHAEAMYEVSA from the coding sequence ATGGATACCGTCTCGGAAAACCGCTGTTTCGGGGGGACACAAGGTGTCTATACCCATGCGTCGAAAGCCACCGGAACCGAGATGACCTTTGGGCTGTTTCAGCCAGCCGAAGCCGAGGACGGCCCGGTGCCGGTGCTCTGGTATCTCTCGGGCCTGACCTGCACCCATGAGAACGCGATGGTGAAGGCGGGCGCGCAAGCTTGGGCCGCCGATCAAGGTATCGCGCTGGTTTTCCCAGACACCTCGCCGCGCGGTACCGGCGTGGCCGATGATGACGCCTATGATCTGGGCCAGGGCGCGGGTTTCTATGTGAATGCGACCCAAGATCCTTGGGCCGAGCATTTCCAGATGTGGGACTACATCACCGATGAGCTGCCCCGCGCGCTCTTCAAACGCTTTGCGCTCGATGAAGCCCGCCAAGGCATCACGGGCCATTCCATGGGCGGTCATGGCGCGCTGACGATTGCCATGAGCTTCCCCGACCGCTTTGCCTCCGTCTCCGCCTTCGCGCCGATCTGTAACCCGATCAGCAGCGATTGGGGGCAGAAGCAATTTCGAGCCTATCTCGGGGAAAACACCGCCCTTTGGGAGCCGCATGACGCCAGCTTCCTGATGCGAGAGCAGGGGTTCGCCGGTCCGGTTTTGATTGACACCGGCACGGCGGATCAATTTGGCGACTTGCTGAAAACCGAAGCCCTGGCTAGCGCCATCGCCGAACGTCGCCAACCCGCAACCCTGCGGATGCAGCCCGGCTACGATCACAGCTATTTCTTTGTCTCCAGCTTCATGGAGGATCACGTCGCCTTCCACGCCGAGGCGATGTACGAGGTGAGCGCATGA
- a CDS encoding I78 family peptidase inhibitor yields MRFAFLTIPFLALAACLDVDDNDPTVIGGTDACGASGWQSLVGESRDVLAAMTFPAPMRVIGPNDAVTMDYLPNRLNLIYGEDDIISRVECG; encoded by the coding sequence ATGCGATTTGCCTTTTTGACGATCCCTTTTCTAGCGCTCGCCGCCTGCCTAGACGTTGATGATAACGATCCCACTGTCATTGGCGGAACAGATGCCTGTGGCGCGTCCGGCTGGCAAAGCCTCGTGGGCGAGAGCCGCGATGTCTTGGCCGCGATGACCTTCCCGGCGCCCATGCGCGTCATCGGCCCGAACGATGCGGTGACGATGGATTATCTGCCGAACCGACTGAACCTGATCTATGGCGAAGATGATATCATTTCGCGGGTGGAATGCGGGTGA
- a CDS encoding HAD family hydrolase, whose translation MTIEAVIFDIGNVLIEWQPERFYDAEIGETRRRALFDAVDLHGMNERLDLGEGFRDVIYETAEAYPEYGAEIRMWHDRWIELANPVIPHSVKLLRALRAKGMPVFALTNFGVESYAYAQTEFDFLNEFDQEFVSGRMRVTKPNPAIYQMVEEQSGIAPERLLFADDRPDNVEVARSRGWNVHQFESPEGWARVLVDHNLLTEVEAAA comes from the coding sequence ATGACCATCGAGGCCGTCATATTTGACATCGGCAACGTGCTGATCGAATGGCAGCCGGAACGGTTCTACGATGCCGAGATTGGTGAGACCCGCCGCCGGGCGCTGTTCGATGCGGTTGATCTTCACGGGATGAATGAACGCCTCGATCTGGGCGAAGGATTCCGCGATGTGATCTACGAAACCGCCGAGGCCTACCCGGAATACGGTGCTGAGATTCGTATGTGGCATGACCGCTGGATCGAGCTTGCAAACCCGGTGATCCCGCATTCCGTCAAACTGCTTCGGGCGTTGCGAGCCAAAGGTATGCCGGTTTTTGCTCTGACGAATTTCGGCGTTGAGAGCTACGCCTACGCGCAAACAGAATTCGATTTTCTGAACGAGTTTGACCAGGAATTTGTGTCGGGTCGAATGCGGGTTACCAAGCCCAATCCGGCGATTTATCAGATGGTCGAAGAGCAGTCCGGCATCGCGCCGGAGCGCCTGCTGTTTGCTGATGACAGGCCGGACAATGTCGAGGTCGCGCGGTCGCGAGGTTGGAACGTGCATCAGTTTGAGAGTCCCGAGGGTTGGGCGCGGGTCCTGGTTGACCACAATCTCCTAACCGAAGTGGAGGCGGCTGCATGA
- a CDS encoding ornithine cyclodeaminase family protein has product MSPRIIGDDLEAKLDWRALGEAFAAGHLLPRAEITDSFLYRGDDTLLSRAAWIDGLGVLVKSATIFPGNTAQGKPAIGGSVSLFNDGDGTLDAILDFHLVTKWKTAGDSAFAASRLARRESRNILIVGAGTVGRNLHAAYSAYFPEAEFTIWNRSPTGAARFAEDCPGTRVAPDLAEAVSRADIITSATMTTEPLIQGDWLRAGQHLDLIGAYRPDMREADDTALTRARIFVDSRETTIGHIGELKDPIARGVISEADVVADYYDFSDGRFARRSADEITLFKNGGGAHLDLMTSAYILSQASGSP; this is encoded by the coding sequence ATGAGCCCGCGGATCATCGGAGATGATCTGGAAGCCAAGCTGGATTGGCGCGCTTTGGGGGAGGCTTTCGCTGCCGGCCACCTCCTGCCCCGGGCCGAAATCACCGACAGTTTCCTGTATCGCGGTGACGACACCTTGCTGTCGCGCGCGGCTTGGATTGATGGGCTGGGTGTTCTGGTCAAATCCGCGACCATCTTTCCGGGCAATACAGCGCAAGGAAAGCCCGCGATTGGTGGCTCGGTGTCGCTCTTCAACGATGGCGATGGCACGCTGGACGCGATCCTTGATTTTCATTTGGTCACCAAATGGAAGACCGCCGGAGATAGCGCCTTTGCCGCCAGCCGTTTGGCGCGCCGCGAAAGTCGCAACATCCTGATCGTTGGCGCGGGTACGGTGGGGCGCAATCTCCACGCCGCTTACAGCGCCTATTTCCCGGAGGCGGAATTCACCATCTGGAACCGCAGCCCGACGGGCGCTGCCCGCTTTGCCGAAGACTGCCCCGGCACACGCGTGGCACCCGACCTTGCCGAGGCTGTCAGTCGTGCCGACATCATCACCTCTGCCACGATGACAACCGAGCCGCTGATCCAAGGTGATTGGCTCCGCGCCGGGCAGCATCTTGACCTGATTGGGGCCTACCGCCCGGATATGCGTGAAGCCGATGACACGGCGCTAACTCGCGCGCGGATTTTTGTGGATAGCCGTGAGACGACCATCGGGCATATCGGTGAGTTGAAAGACCCCATCGCGCGTGGCGTGATCTCTGAGGCCGATGTCGTCGCCGACTATTATGACTTCTCCGATGGGCGCTTCGCGCGCCGGAGCGCTGATGAGATCACGCTGTTCAAGAACGGCGGCGGCGCGCATCTGGATCTGATGACCAGCGCCTATATCCTGTCCCAAGCCAGCGGGTCGCCATGA
- a CDS encoding GNAT family N-acetyltransferase, whose product MTVTIRRLIEDDKQALWRILEPVFRAGDSYTIDPEISREDALAYWCGPSHTVFVAADETGLLGTYYIRPNQGGGGAHVCNCGYITSPAARGKGVARAMLAHSLEEAPRQGYRAMQYNFVVATNTRAIAIWEAAGFDTVGRLPGAFRHPVHGYVDALVMYKPLMPDL is encoded by the coding sequence TTGACGGTCACGATCCGGCGGCTCATCGAGGACGACAAACAGGCTCTATGGCGCATTTTAGAGCCTGTCTTTCGGGCGGGCGACAGCTATACAATTGATCCTGAGATCAGTCGCGAAGACGCATTGGCCTATTGGTGCGGTCCGAGTCACACGGTATTTGTCGCCGCGGATGAGACCGGACTCCTGGGCACCTACTATATCCGTCCGAACCAGGGCGGCGGTGGCGCTCATGTCTGCAATTGCGGGTATATCACGTCTCCCGCAGCACGCGGCAAAGGCGTTGCCCGCGCGATGTTGGCCCATTCGCTAGAAGAAGCCCCGCGCCAGGGTTATCGGGCGATGCAGTATAATTTCGTTGTTGCGACAAACACCCGCGCGATCGCGATTTGGGAGGCGGCCGGGTTCGATACGGTGGGCCGCCTGCCCGGCGCATTTCGCCACCCGGTGCATGGGTATGTTGATGCGCTGGTGATGTACAAACCTCTGATGCCGGATCTGTAA
- the nusA gene encoding transcription termination factor NusA: protein MAITSANQLELLQTAEAVAREKMIDPELVVEAMEESLARAAKSRYGSELDIRVSIDRKTGKATFTRVRTVVEDDAVENEKAELTVEQAKPYKADAEVGDMLIDEVPPVEMGRIAAQSAKQVILQKVREAERDRQFEEFQDRAGTIINGVVKREEYGNVIVDIGRGEGVLRRNEKIGRESYRPNDRIRCYIKDVRRETRGPQIFLSRTAPEFMAELFKMEVPEIYDGIIEIKAVARDPGSRAKIAVISYDNSIDPVGACVGMRGSRVQAVVNELQGEKIDIIPWNEDAPTFLVNALQPAEVTKVVLDEDAERIEVVVPDEQLSLAIGRRGQNVRLASQLTGLDIDILTEEEESARRQAEFAERTKVFMDTLDLDEFFAQLLVSEGFTSLEEVAYVEQEELLVIDGVDEATADELQARARDYLEEQNKLALEKAKELGVEQSLIDFEGLTPQMLVALGEDGVKSLDDFATCADWELAGGWTTVDGERVKDDGVLESFDVSLEEAQNMVMTARLQLGWVTIEELEAKAAADAEAAAEGEAEEAGA from the coding sequence ATGGCAATTACATCAGCAAACCAGCTGGAGCTTTTGCAAACGGCCGAAGCTGTGGCCCGCGAGAAGATGATCGACCCGGAACTGGTGGTCGAAGCGATGGAAGAGAGCCTCGCCCGCGCCGCGAAGAGCCGCTATGGCTCGGAGTTGGACATTCGCGTGTCGATTGACCGCAAGACCGGTAAGGCGACCTTCACCCGCGTGCGCACCGTGGTCGAAGATGATGCGGTTGAGAATGAGAAGGCCGAGCTGACCGTCGAGCAAGCCAAGCCCTACAAGGCCGATGCCGAAGTGGGCGACATGCTGATCGACGAAGTGCCGCCGGTTGAGATGGGCCGGATCGCGGCGCAATCGGCCAAGCAGGTGATCTTGCAGAAGGTCCGCGAAGCCGAACGTGATCGTCAGTTCGAGGAGTTCCAAGACCGCGCCGGCACCATCATCAACGGGGTCGTCAAGCGCGAGGAATACGGCAATGTCATCGTCGATATTGGCCGGGGCGAGGGCGTGTTGCGCCGGAACGAGAAGATCGGCCGCGAGAGCTATCGCCCGAACGATCGGATTCGCTGCTACATCAAGGATGTGCGCCGCGAGACGCGCGGGCCGCAGATTTTCCTTTCGCGCACCGCGCCGGAGTTCATGGCCGAGCTGTTCAAGATGGAAGTGCCAGAGATTTATGACGGCATCATCGAGATCAAGGCCGTCGCCCGTGACCCGGGCAGCCGCGCCAAGATCGCGGTGATCTCCTATGACAACTCGATCGATCCGGTTGGTGCCTGCGTTGGTATGCGCGGAAGCCGCGTGCAGGCCGTTGTGAACGAGCTTCAAGGCGAAAAGATCGACATCATCCCGTGGAACGAGGACGCGCCGACCTTCTTGGTCAACGCGCTTCAGCCTGCTGAAGTGACCAAGGTTGTTCTGGACGAAGACGCCGAGCGGATCGAAGTGGTTGTGCCCGATGAGCAGCTGTCGCTGGCCATTGGCCGTCGCGGTCAAAACGTGCGTCTGGCCAGCCAGTTGACCGGTCTCGATATCGACATCCTGACCGAGGAAGAAGAAAGCGCGCGCCGTCAGGCCGAGTTTGCCGAGCGCACCAAAGTCTTCATGGACACGCTGGATCTCGATGAGTTCTTTGCCCAACTTCTGGTCTCGGAAGGCTTCACCTCGCTGGAAGAGGTGGCTTATGTCGAGCAGGAAGAGCTTCTGGTCATTGACGGTGTCGACGAAGCCACGGCGGATGAATTGCAGGCCCGCGCCCGCGACTATCTGGAAGAGCAGAACAAACTCGCGCTGGAAAAGGCAAAAGAGTTGGGCGTGGAGCAGAGCCTCATTGATTTTGAGGGGCTGACACCCCAAATGCTGGTGGCCCTGGGCGAAGACGGTGTGAAGTCATTGGATGATTTTGCAACCTGCGCCGATTGGGAGCTCGCTGGCGGCTGGACCACGGTGGATGGCGAACGCGTCAAAGACGATGGCGTGTTGGAAAGCTTCGATGTCAGCCTGGAGGAAGCCCAGAACATGGTGATGACCGCACGCCTGCAATTGGGCTGGGTGACCATTGAGGAGCTTGAAGCGAAAGCGGCCGCGGATGCGGAAGCTGCTGCCGAAGGCGAAGCCGAGGAGGCCGGGGCCTGA
- a CDS encoding RNA-binding protein produces the protein MTRGGRTKTRDEAERRCIATGETQPKAGLIRFVIGPEGQVVPDILERLPGRGIWVSADAEALELAIKKKLFSRGAKMQVTVPDDLRAQVDTVLTRRLTDLIALSRKGGYAVAGFEKVKGWLAEGRAKVLLQASDGSERGKTKLWTPEGGRFFGCLTAQELGLAFGRQSVIHGALAAGGLTPRVVEEAAKLQGLRKAIGGTAAGKEKTDA, from the coding sequence ATGACCCGCGGCGGCCGGACCAAAACCCGCGATGAAGCCGAGAGGCGCTGCATCGCCACCGGAGAGACCCAGCCCAAGGCGGGTCTGATCCGGTTTGTCATCGGCCCCGAGGGGCAGGTGGTGCCAGACATTCTGGAACGCTTGCCTGGGCGGGGCATTTGGGTCAGCGCCGACGCGGAGGCGCTGGAGCTGGCGATTAAGAAGAAGCTGTTTTCGCGCGGCGCGAAAATGCAGGTGACGGTGCCGGATGACCTGCGGGCGCAGGTCGATACGGTTCTAACCCGGCGCTTGACCGACCTGATCGCGCTGAGCCGCAAGGGCGGATATGCGGTCGCCGGGTTCGAGAAGGTGAAGGGCTGGCTGGCCGAAGGCCGCGCCAAAGTTCTGCTCCAGGCCTCTGACGGCTCGGAGCGTGGAAAAACGAAGCTTTGGACCCCCGAAGGTGGCCGATTTTTCGGCTGTTTGACGGCCCAGGAATTGGGTTTGGCATTCGGGCGCCAAAGTGTGATACATGGCGCGCTTGCCGCTGGTGGACTCACGCCACGTGTTGTAGAGGAGGCCGCAAAGCTGCAAGGCCTGCGTAAGGCAATCGGCGGAACCGCCGCCGGGAAGGAAAAGACGGACGCATGA
- a CDS encoding alpha/beta fold hydrolase, whose protein sequence is MIWLLLLLAMGLLGGWLLAQSTQTSLADARSTATGQFVQLSDGQTHFAWHGPEHGRVMVCIHGLSSPSYVWDAMIPHLTAQGFRVLTYDLYGRGLSDRVPGPQTREFFMRQLRDLLASQGIDRPVTLCGYSMGGRIATARAVEAPDQVSQLILIASAGFQAELGSLASITIRYPVLGDWLHALLGPILMNWDMARAKPAGAAADEVARRVQADLRIDGSMAAILSSMRNLLSEEAAEDHALIAKSGLPVLAIWASEDQVIPITSMGLLARNNRAAQQVQIEGADHRLPYSHPEAVAEAIENSL, encoded by the coding sequence ATGATCTGGCTGCTCCTGCTTCTTGCGATGGGCCTTCTGGGCGGCTGGCTTCTGGCGCAATCGACCCAAACATCGCTCGCAGACGCACGCTCAACCGCGACGGGCCAGTTCGTGCAACTCTCCGATGGGCAGACGCATTTTGCTTGGCACGGGCCCGAACATGGGCGCGTGATGGTCTGCATCCACGGGCTCTCGTCGCCATCTTATGTTTGGGACGCGATGATCCCGCATCTGACGGCGCAAGGCTTCCGAGTGCTGACCTATGATCTCTATGGGCGTGGTTTGTCCGACCGGGTGCCTGGTCCCCAGACCCGGGAATTCTTCATGCGGCAGTTGCGCGACCTACTGGCCTCGCAAGGCATTGATCGCCCCGTGACGCTTTGCGGCTATTCCATGGGCGGTCGGATCGCAACGGCGCGGGCGGTCGAGGCACCTGACCAAGTGAGCCAGCTGATCCTGATCGCCAGCGCGGGGTTTCAGGCTGAGCTTGGCAGTTTGGCCTCGATCACCATCCGCTATCCAGTTTTGGGGGATTGGCTTCACGCGTTGCTTGGTCCGATCCTGATGAACTGGGATATGGCCCGCGCCAAACCCGCCGGCGCTGCGGCTGACGAGGTTGCGCGGCGTGTGCAAGCTGACTTGCGAATTGATGGGAGCATGGCTGCCATTCTGTCCAGCATGCGCAACCTACTCTCGGAAGAGGCCGCCGAAGATCACGCCTTGATCGCCAAATCGGGCCTTCCGGTTCTTGCGATTTGGGCGTCGGAAGATCAGGTGATCCCAATCACGTCCATGGGGCTTCTCGCGCGCAACAACCGCGCCGCACAGCAGGTCCAGATCGAGGGCGCTGATCACCGCCTGCCCTATAGCCACCCTGAGGCTGTGGCAGAGGCCATCGAAAACAGTCTCTAA
- a CDS encoding SecDF P1 head subdomain-containing protein, which produces MTIRAALFTLLWSTTALANEAATVLFVSGPSRQLNFAQGDILELHLSESGGQAEVFVRLGEPARDALADLTRMSVGQVIDIGFCDHIFTSPVVHAPIDSGTIVITGTTVQRAEALRALWHGRTGCDELAPEIFELEAR; this is translated from the coding sequence ATGACCATCCGCGCAGCTCTCTTTACCCTTCTGTGGTCCACAACAGCGCTGGCAAATGAGGCCGCGACGGTTCTGTTTGTTTCTGGACCCTCCCGGCAGCTAAATTTCGCACAAGGGGATATTCTTGAACTCCACCTCTCCGAAAGCGGCGGCCAGGCGGAGGTGTTTGTCCGCCTGGGCGAGCCCGCGCGCGATGCTCTGGCCGATTTGACCCGCATGTCGGTCGGTCAGGTGATCGATATCGGCTTTTGTGATCACATCTTCACGTCGCCGGTTGTGCACGCACCAATCGACTCCGGAACAATTGTCATCACAGGCACGACTGTTCAACGCGCCGAAGCCTTGCGCGCACTCTGGCATGGTCGCACCGGATGCGACGAACTCGCACCAGAAATCTTTGAGTTGGAGGCTAGATAG